AGGCGGATGAGCATTTACTGGGCATTCGCCAGGCGTTGCTGCAACTGGAAGCTTCAGTAAACAAAGCCCAGCCAGACCCCAAGGTCGTCGAAAATCTCTTTCGCAATTTCCATTCTTTCAAAGGCATCTCCGCCATCGTTGGCTTGGGCGCGGCGGAAGCCGTGGCGCATACCACGGAAGATTTTCTGCGCCTGATGCGCAGCGGCAAAACGCAGCTATCGGCGAAGGGTCTGGAAGTGCTTATGGCCGCGACGCAAAAGCTGGAGCAGTTGGTCGCCGCTTTTCGTCAGCAAAAACCCTTGCCAAGTTATGAATCGCTGCTGGCCGAATTGAAGCAGCAATGTGAAACGCCGTCTGATTCCGAACCGGTCACCAAATTGCCCACCGCGCCGATGGCGGCTTCGGATACGACCCTTTGGACCAGCGTGGACGAAGCACGGTCGCGCGGTTTGCAGCTTTGGAAATACGCCTTTACGCCTTCCAAAAAAATAAACGCGCAGGGTGTGAACGTGAACACGGTTCGCGAACAACTTTTGAAAGTCGGCGAGATTCTCAAGTCAACGCCCATCATCAAGGCCCAGGGCGAAATTGTTTTTGAATTTTTGATCGCCGCGCGAAATGCGCCGACGGACATCGCCGATTGGGAAACCCGGGGAGTCACGATTCAATTATTGCCGCAGGAGGAAACCGAAATCCCGGCGGCATCGCCGGAAGAGGAAACGCACAATCCATTTCTCGCGCCATCCCACGTCGTGCGGGTGGACCTGAAAAAGCTCGATGAATTGATGCGCATCACGGGCGAGATGGTCATTCATCGCTCGCGATTGGAGACGCAGATCGCGCAATTAAATCGCGACTCCCGCCGCGTGGACCTGCGCGCGGTGCAGGAAGTCAGCGGCGGTCTGGGCCGTTCTTTGCGTGAATTGCGCGAGGCCATCACGCGAGTCCGTCTCGTGCCGGTCGCAGAAATTTTTGCGCGCATGCCTTTTGTGGTGCGCGACTTGGCGCGGCAATCCGATAAGAAAGTTCAGCTTAAACTCGAGGGCCAGGACACGGCGATGGATAAATATCTCATCGAACGGCTCAAGGATCCCCTGCTCCACCTGGTGAGAAATGCTTTCAGTCACGGCGTTGAAACCACCGCCGAACGCGTGGCGATGGGAAAACCCGAAACCGCCGTCATCGAATTGCGCGCGTCGAATGCGGGCGATTCGGTCATCATCGAAGTGCGTGACGATGGCCAAGGCATCAATCCCAATGCCATTTTGCAACAGGCAAAAAAACTGGGACTGGAAATTCCGGAGGTGCTCGATAATGAAGCGATTCTCAAAATACTTTGCGCTTCCGGTTTCTCCACTCGCGACGACGCGGATCGCGCGGCTGGCCGCGGCGTCGGCATGGCCGTCGTCAATGCTACGGTTCGCGAACTGGGAGGCAGTCTGACTTTGGAAAGCGAAGAAGGGCGTGGAACACGCTTCACTTTGCGGCTGCCTTTGACGCTCGCGATCGCGGAAACTCTAATCGTCGAGGCGGGGGGCCAGACCTGCGCCGTGCCGCAGAGTTCCGTTCGCGAAGTTTTGCACGTGCAGGATGAACAAATTAAAACCGTAAATGGAGTTGAGGCAATTCCTTATCGCACAGCCGTGCTGCCGGTGATTCGATTGACTGGACTTTTCCGGCTCAAGAATGTATCAAAGCCCAAACACTGCTTGCTGGTTATCGAATCCGAGCGCGGCAGCATCGGGCTGCTTGCCGATCAAATTTTGGGGCAGCGTGAGGTTGTCGTTCGCGTTTTGCGGGATCCGCTGGTTCAAGTCAAAGGCATCAGCGGCGCGACGGAATTGGGCGACGGCAAACCGGTTTTAATCTTGGATGGCGCCGCGCTGACTTCCGGCAACGTCCGTCCGCCTGAGCGGTTTAACACGCCCGCTAAAACCAGCATGTGATAGCGCAATGATAACATGAGTGATAATGTCGAATCCTACGTCCTGTTTGAACTCGCGGATAATGTCTATGCGCTGCCCAGCCGCAATGTCCTGCATATCGAGATGTTCGAGCACGTGACGCTGGTTCCCAATGCCAATCCCGCGATAGACGGCGTCGTTTTTTCGCGCGGCCAAGTGATGCCCGCCTTGAACCTGCGCGTGCGTTTCGGCCTTCCACGCGAAAAAAATACGGTGCGGACGCGCATTATTTTTACCACGATTCATGATCGCGCGGTGGGACTCATTGTGGATTCGGCGCGCGAATTTCGCTCCTTCCCGGCCAGCGAACTTCGTCCCGTTGAGGAAACCTTGACCGGAATCAACGACAAATATTTGCGGGCCGTGGTGAAGTTGCGCGAGCGCGTGGTTCTTATTTTGGACCTCGAGGCCGTGTTGAATTTGAATGATGTTCAACTCCCGTCCGAGGCTTTGACCCTGGTTGAAAATACGACTTCAAAAGTATAGTTATGCCTAGAAACAATTCTCCTTCCAAACTTCAAACCGCCAACGGAACTTCGCGCCAGACCGCCGATGCCGATCATGTGCGCACCCTGCTCGCGAGCGTGACCAAAAGTTTGGATGCGCAAAACGCCGTCCTGGATGAGACCACCACTGAAACCAACGAACTGGCCCGCTCGCTGAAAGTCACCGCCACCCAGACGACCTCCGTGACCGGCTCGACCGAAGAAACGGCGTCGTCCATAAACGAAATCGCCGCCTCAGCGGAACAAATTTCCGCGAATATTGCGCAAGTGGCAGCCAGCGCCACCGAGACCACCGCCGCCGCAAAACAACTGTCCGGATCGATTCAGGGCGTGGCCAAATCCGCGCAAGAGATGGTCACATCCGGCGAGGAAATTCGGACCGCTATGGAAGAAATCGCCGCGTCCGGCAAATCCATGCGGCGCGATTCCGAAGACCTCGCCGCGAGCATCGCCGAGAATGCCGCTGCCATCGAAGAGATGGGGCAATCCATCAAAACCGTTTCGCGCAGCAGCGAAGACCTTGCGGTTGCCGCCGAGGAGACTTCATCTTCCATCAATGAAATGGCGGCTTCCATTGAAGAAGTCGGCGGCATGAGTGAAAGCCTCGCCACGTCGGTTGAAGAGACCAGCACGTCCATCGAGCAAATGGCCCGCCAGATTCAAGGCGTGGCGAAGAATGGCGAAGTCATCAAACAGGTCGCCGCTGATGCCGCTGCCAACGCCGCGCAAATGGAGCAAACCAGCGGTTCGGTCAATTCATTGATCAAGCGCACCGAAGAAATTTCCCGCAAGGTTTCGCGGCAGGCTCAGGAAGGCGGCGAGACCGTGCAAAAATCCATCGAAGGCATCGCCCGGGTGGCGACTGCCATGACTCAGTCAACCACTGTCATGCGCGAACTCAACAAGCGCACTCGCGACATCACCGGAATTGTCAGCACGATCAATGTCATCGCCGAGCGCACCAATTTGCTTTCGCTCAACGCTTCCATTGAGGCGGCGCGCGCGGGCGAGGCTGGCCGCGGGTTCGCCGTGGTGGCGGAGGAGATTCGCAATCTGGCCGACCGTTGCGCCAAGGCCACCGCTGAAATCACCGAGATCGTGCGCGGTCTGGAAGACGCGACCCGCGAGGCGACCGAAGCCTCCAATGCGGGCGGCCGCATCGCCGAGGAAAGTAGCCGGCTTTCTCAAGTGGGACTGGACGGGTTGAAAACTATCTTGACAGGAATCACCGAAAGCTCCGCCTTGATTTCGCAAATCAGCCGCGCGTCGGATGAGCAGAGTGTCGCCGTGAAAAAAGTAGGCGAGTCCATCGGATCGGTCACAACCCAGGTGCGGGAAATCGCCGTGAATACTTCCGAACAGGCGAAAGGCGCCGCGCAAATCGTCCAGGCCACCGCGCAAATCCGCAAGGGAGCCAAGGAAGTTTCTCAAGCCAACAGCGAGCAGGCGCGGGCCGCGCGTGAGATCATCAAAGCAGCGCAGACCACCACCAACGTGGCGTCCCAGGTCAAGCGCGCGATGGTGGAGCAAGCGGCCGGCGCCGGGCAAATCGTCAAGTCCATCGAAATGATGCGCAAGGGCGCGGCCTCGACAGTCCGTTCCGTCGCCGAGCAATCCACAGCGGTGGAACAAGTGGCAAAGGAAACCGTAAGGCTGACCACGCAATTTTCCAGTGTGGCCAAGGCCATGACCGAATCGGCCAGAAATTGCCAGGAGATCACCGCGGCGGCGAGCGACCTTCAGCAACAGTCCGTGCAGGCCACGAAAGCGATGAAGGAACAGGCGCGGAACTTCAAGGGCGTGAGCACAGACGCGGCCAGCATCAGCAAGCAGATCAAACTGATTGCCGCCGCGAATGTGGAAAATTCCAAATCCACCGTCACCATCCTCACCAAAATAGAAAAAGTCCGCGAACTGTCGAAAAAGAATGGCCAGGAGGTCCGCCAAATCTCGAATGGAAACGGCAAAGGCAAAGGCGCGCCCGCGCCGCAAAGCCGCAAAGTGAAATCGCCGTCCGCAAAACCTGAAGGAAATGCCTGAGCACTGGCTTCACACCGGATAAGAGTTTTGGGCAGTTGCGAGTGCCGGACGGGATTCCGGGCCTGTTGCGTGATTTGATTCATGAACGGACGGGAATCTTTTTTGACGACGCGCGCTTATCATTATTGATCGAGAAACTCACACCGCTCGCGCAAAGCCGTGGGAATGCGTCCTTCCTCGATTATTACTACGCTCTCAAAGACAATGACACCGCCGAATGGAGCCGCGCGTGGGAGGCCCTTTCGGTTCTGGAAACCTATTTCTGGCGCGAGGCTTCGCAACTCAACGCCCTCGCGGACTTGATCGTCCCGCAATGGTTCGCGAAACGCCCCGGGCCTTTTCGCATCTGGTCGGCCGCCTGCGCTTCGGGCGAAGAACCTTTTTCTATCGCAATCGCGCTGGCCGAGGCGGGTTTCGGTTCACACCCCATCGAGATCACCGGGAGCGATGCCAATCCCGCCGCGCTGCAAAAAGCCGCGACTGCAACCTATCGGGAAAAATCTTTTCGGACTCTTCCTCTGGCGCTGCGCCAGAAATATTTTGAGACGGTTCCCGGCGGATGGAAATTAACGCCGGAAATCACCCGCCGCGTTCGCTTCAAGCGCGCGAATCTTTTTGAATCTGCCGACCTCGCCTCCCTTGCCCGCGCGCATGTCATTTTTTGCCGGAATGTTTTCATTTATTTTTCGCCTCATGCCATCCGGCAAACTGTCGCCGGCATGGCACGGCGCATGCCCTCCGGCGGACATCTGTTCGTGGGCGCGGCGGAATCGCTTTTGAAAATGACCACGGATTTTGAACTGCGGGAAATCGGCGATGCGCTGGCTTACGTGCGCATTTAAGCAGCATGAGCATTATAAAAGTTCTTATCGTTGATGATTCAGCCTTCGTCCGCAAAGTCGTGCGCGAAATGCTTTCCCGCAGTCCGCAAATCGAAGTCGTGGGCGCGGCCAGAAATGGAGAAGACGCTCTTGAAATGGCGGAAGATTTGCGCCCGGATGTCATCACTTGCGACCTGAACATGCCCGAATTGGATGGCGTTGGCTTCGTTCGCAAACAGATGGCCAAACGCTCCGTGCCTATAGTTATTTTGACGGCATCGCCGGAAGACGGCGAGCGGGTGATGGAAGCGCTTGGGGCGGGCGCGGTGGATTTTCTTCAAAAGCCCTCCACTCTGGCCAATGACGATCTTTTTCTGATCCGGGATCAACTGATGGAGAAGGTGAAAGATGCCGCGCGCGCATCCGCGCGGGTGTTGCCGCTGTCGAAACCTGAAACTGTGCCGGAGCGTCCCCTGACCGTCCGCGCCAAGGCCAAATTTGACGTGGTCGTGCTGGGCACCTCGACTGGTGGCCCACAGGCACTGCGTTATTTAATTCCCCAATTTGCCGCCGGATTTCCGGTGCCGTTGATAATGGTGTTGCACATGCCGGTGGGTTATACGGCGAGCTTTGCCGAAAAACTGGCGGAAATCTCTGCGCTTCCCGTGAAGGAAGCGAGCGACGGCGACATCATCAAAGCGGGCGAAGTATTGCTTGCCCCGGCTGGGCGCCATTTGAAACTCGAGCGTCATTCCAATCGCGAGGTATGCGTGCGGCTTTCACTCGAACCGGTGGACAAACCCCATCGGCCGTCCGTGGATGTGCTTTTTCAATCCGCCGCGCAGGTTTATGGCGACCGAGTTTTGGGTGTGGTCATGACTGGCATGGGCGATGACGGCAAAGCCGGATCCGCCTGGATAAAAGCCGAAGGCGGAATGGTTTTGACCGAGTCCGAAGAAACCTGCATTATTTACGGGATGCCTCGTTCCGTCGCCGAAGCGGGATTAAGCGATGCAGCGGTGCCGCTCACCTCACTGGCGAAGGAAATCAGCGAACGATTATGAAAAGCAAAATTTTGGTGGTGGACGATTCCAGTCTGGCGCGCCGCCTGACGCGCAGAATCCTGGAGGAATTGGGGTATGAAGTGGAAGAAGCGGCGGACGGCGCGGAAGCGCTGGAAAAATACGCGATCAACGGCCACGATCTCGTCGTGCTCGATCTGGTCATGCACGGCATGTACGGCGTGGACGTGCTGCAAAAATTTCAGGAGTTAAATCCAAAGTTGCCGGTCATCATCGCCACGGCGGATATCCAGCGCTCCACTCGCGACCAGGTGAAAAGCGCCGGTGCAGCCGCCATCATCAACAAACCTTTAGACAAAGATAGTTTATCCGAGATTCTCGACGTCGTGCTCGCGGGAGGAACCGTATGGAACTAACTTCCAGCCAGAAGGACGCGTTGACGGAACTGATCAATATCGGTTATGCCCGTGCCGCCGCCGCTCTCTCCGATCTGACGGGACATCGCATCACGCTTGAAGTTCCCGAAGTGGGCATTTATCTCATCCCGGAGATTTCCGAAAAGCTGACGGGAGTGATCAAGGGCGAAGTGGCGAGCGTCAATCAGGTGTTTTCGGGGCCAATCACCGGCAACGCCATATTGCTTTTGGATCGCGAAGCCGCCGTGCTTCTCAATCAAGTGCTCACCGACCGGCCGGAGGTGAAGGGCTTCGATGGCGCCGCCCGCGAAGTCATCACGGAAGTCGGCAACATCGTCTTGAACGCCTGTCTTGGAGCGTTCGGCAATCTTTTGAAAGTGCAGGTGACTTTCACAGTTCCTTCGCTGCAAATCGAACTGATGGAAAAGGTGCTCAAATCCATTACCGTCTCTGACCGCAGCCTTGAATACGCCTTGCTGGTGCATACCAGTTTTCACATGCGCGTCCGCGATGTCAGCGGATATTTGGTCATCATTTTGGGCGTCACGTCGCTGGAGACACTCCTCGATGAATTAAAAAAGTGGGAAGACCGCGAATTGAGCTAATATACGTTTGAATGTCGAGCCCGGAAGATAATCAAGCCTCAAAAAGAGAAACTGCCCTGCTGGCGTGGATTCAGCAAACCGCTCCCTACGGCGTATTCACGCTGGACACCTCGTTTCGGGTTCAAAGTTGGAACGGCTGGATGGAAACGCACAGTGGTATTCGCTCCGCCGAAATTATCGGCAAGGAAATTTTTACGCTCTTTCCTGATTTGCGCGATCGCAAACTGGTTTCACCTTTTGAACGCGCATTGAACGGCGAGTCGAGCGTGCTTTCGACCGCGCTGCACCGGTATCTTCTGCCGTTTGCATCGCCCTTGCGCGAACTGGAAGGCCACATGCGCCAGACGGCGCGTATCACTCCGCTGGTGCTGGACCGCGCCGTGTGCGGCGTGGTGGTCGTGATCGAAGACGTGACTCAGCGGGAAAATCAGGCCGAGGCCTTGAGCCGCCAGCATCGCCGTGATGAAGTGCTGTCATGGGCTCTGGCACATCTCCTCAAGGCGGACGAACCCAAGAAAACCATCCGCCAGCTTTTCTTCAAAATCGCCGAGCACCTGGACTTCGATACTTTTTTTCTTTATTTCCGCGATATGGCCACGGGAGCGCTCGGCTTGTATGCGGCGGGCGGCATCGCACCTGGACTGGAAAAAGATTTTGCGGAATATCCGTTGCTCGCGGCCGTAGCCGACAAGCGTGAGATGGTTATTTTTGATGACGTTCAAAAACATTCGGAGCCCGAATATGCCATCTTGAAAAATGCGGGCATCGCCGCCGCCGTCGCCATTCCGCTTTTCGCCAATGATCACCCCATCGGCCTGCTTTGTTTCGCCACCTGGAGCCGCAAGACCATCGCCACTGACGAATCCGATTTGTTGACGACGATTGCCCAGTATCTCGCCACCGCGGTGGATCGGGAAAATACCAGTCTCGAATTGCAGCGCGCCAAAGAGCAACTGT
The Verrucomicrobiia bacterium genome window above contains:
- a CDS encoding protein-glutamate O-methyltransferase CheR → MPDGIPGLLRDLIHERTGIFFDDARLSLLIEKLTPLAQSRGNASFLDYYYALKDNDTAEWSRAWEALSVLETYFWREASQLNALADLIVPQWFAKRPGPFRIWSAACASGEEPFSIAIALAEAGFGSHPIEITGSDANPAALQKAATATYREKSFRTLPLALRQKYFETVPGGWKLTPEITRRVRFKRANLFESADLASLARAHVIFCRNVFIYFSPHAIRQTVAGMARRMPSGGHLFVGAAESLLKMTTDFELREIGDALAYVRI
- a CDS encoding chemotaxis protein CheW, which gives rise to MSDNVESYVLFELADNVYALPSRNVLHIEMFEHVTLVPNANPAIDGVVFSRGQVMPALNLRVRFGLPREKNTVRTRIIFTTIHDRAVGLIVDSAREFRSFPASELRPVEETLTGINDKYLRAVVKLRERVVLILDLEAVLNLNDVQLPSEALTLVENTTSKV
- a CDS encoding chemotaxis protein CheC; translation: MELTSSQKDALTELINIGYARAAAALSDLTGHRITLEVPEVGIYLIPEISEKLTGVIKGEVASVNQVFSGPITGNAILLLDREAAVLLNQVLTDRPEVKGFDGAAREVITEVGNIVLNACLGAFGNLLKVQVTFTVPSLQIELMEKVLKSITVSDRSLEYALLVHTSFHMRVRDVSGYLVIILGVTSLETLLDELKKWEDRELS
- a CDS encoding response regulator, whose protein sequence is MKSKILVVDDSSLARRLTRRILEELGYEVEEAADGAEALEKYAINGHDLVVLDLVMHGMYGVDVLQKFQELNPKLPVIIATADIQRSTRDQVKSAGAAAIINKPLDKDSLSEILDVVLAGGTVWN
- a CDS encoding ATP-binding protein → MSSPEDNQASKRETALLAWIQQTAPYGVFTLDTSFRVQSWNGWMETHSGIRSAEIIGKEIFTLFPDLRDRKLVSPFERALNGESSVLSTALHRYLLPFASPLRELEGHMRQTARITPLVLDRAVCGVVVVIEDVTQRENQAEALSRQHRRDEVLSWALAHLLKADEPKKTIRQLFFKIAEHLDFDTFFLYFRDMATGALGLYAAGGIAPGLEKDFAEYPLLAAVADKREMVIFDDVQKHSEPEYAILKNAGIAAAVAIPLFANDHPIGLLCFATWSRKTIATDESDLLTTIAQYLATAVDRENTSLELQRAKEQLSNDAQLLEQKVQERTSRLQETISELETFSYTLAHDLKAPVRGMVGYCEVLLEDFAGVLPPDASAIIEKLARTPKRMEALIHDLLHFSEVSRQEVLLGPVEVAPIIENVLALRVPAIRQAVTIVSPLHPVRAQKALLQQVLSNLIDNAAKFVSPQAKTKITIFSELMSGVTPSTRSRPLLFNSVEPAAPDAGTPPLENQASRVRIWVTDEGIGIPEEAHQKIFGIFERGVTAESYEGTGMGLAIVARAMQRMGGTCGVESELGKGSRFWIELPAV
- a CDS encoding chemotaxis response regulator protein-glutamate methylesterase → MSIIKVLIVDDSAFVRKVVREMLSRSPQIEVVGAARNGEDALEMAEDLRPDVITCDLNMPELDGVGFVRKQMAKRSVPIVILTASPEDGERVMEALGAGAVDFLQKPSTLANDDLFLIRDQLMEKVKDAARASARVLPLSKPETVPERPLTVRAKAKFDVVVLGTSTGGPQALRYLIPQFAAGFPVPLIMVLHMPVGYTASFAEKLAEISALPVKEASDGDIIKAGEVLLAPAGRHLKLERHSNREVCVRLSLEPVDKPHRPSVDVLFQSAAQVYGDRVLGVVMTGMGDDGKAGSAWIKAEGGMVLTESEETCIIYGMPRSVAEAGLSDAAVPLTSLAKEISERL
- a CDS encoding methyl-accepting chemotaxis protein, yielding MPRNNSPSKLQTANGTSRQTADADHVRTLLASVTKSLDAQNAVLDETTTETNELARSLKVTATQTTSVTGSTEETASSINEIAASAEQISANIAQVAASATETTAAAKQLSGSIQGVAKSAQEMVTSGEEIRTAMEEIAASGKSMRRDSEDLAASIAENAAAIEEMGQSIKTVSRSSEDLAVAAEETSSSINEMAASIEEVGGMSESLATSVEETSTSIEQMARQIQGVAKNGEVIKQVAADAAANAAQMEQTSGSVNSLIKRTEEISRKVSRQAQEGGETVQKSIEGIARVATAMTQSTTVMRELNKRTRDITGIVSTINVIAERTNLLSLNASIEAARAGEAGRGFAVVAEEIRNLADRCAKATAEITEIVRGLEDATREATEASNAGGRIAEESSRLSQVGLDGLKTILTGITESSALISQISRASDEQSVAVKKVGESIGSVTTQVREIAVNTSEQAKGAAQIVQATAQIRKGAKEVSQANSEQARAAREIIKAAQTTTNVASQVKRAMVEQAAGAGQIVKSIEMMRKGAASTVRSVAEQSTAVEQVAKETVRLTTQFSSVAKAMTESARNCQEITAAASDLQQQSVQATKAMKEQARNFKGVSTDAASISKQIKLIAAANVENSKSTVTILTKIEKVRELSKKNGQEVRQISNGNGKGKGAPAPQSRKVKSPSAKPEGNA
- a CDS encoding chemotaxis protein CheA encodes the protein MNNRNATGLDAELLNDFFAEADEHLLGIRQALLQLEASVNKAQPDPKVVENLFRNFHSFKGISAIVGLGAAEAVAHTTEDFLRLMRSGKTQLSAKGLEVLMAATQKLEQLVAAFRQQKPLPSYESLLAELKQQCETPSDSEPVTKLPTAPMAASDTTLWTSVDEARSRGLQLWKYAFTPSKKINAQGVNVNTVREQLLKVGEILKSTPIIKAQGEIVFEFLIAARNAPTDIADWETRGVTIQLLPQEETEIPAASPEEETHNPFLAPSHVVRVDLKKLDELMRITGEMVIHRSRLETQIAQLNRDSRRVDLRAVQEVSGGLGRSLRELREAITRVRLVPVAEIFARMPFVVRDLARQSDKKVQLKLEGQDTAMDKYLIERLKDPLLHLVRNAFSHGVETTAERVAMGKPETAVIELRASNAGDSVIIEVRDDGQGINPNAILQQAKKLGLEIPEVLDNEAILKILCASGFSTRDDADRAAGRGVGMAVVNATVRELGGSLTLESEEGRGTRFTLRLPLTLAIAETLIVEAGGQTCAVPQSSVREVLHVQDEQIKTVNGVEAIPYRTAVLPVIRLTGLFRLKNVSKPKHCLLVIESERGSIGLLADQILGQREVVVRVLRDPLVQVKGISGATELGDGKPVLILDGAALTSGNVRPPERFNTPAKTSM